One Sediminicola sp. YIK13 DNA segment encodes these proteins:
- a CDS encoding aromatic ring-hydroxylating oxygenase subunit alpha, with product MIKNFYIDSDITKASTLPASFYRDPEVFESIKNDIFYKSWQWVGHENLVELPHQQYPFTLLDGFLTEPVVLTRDEGNRIHCLSNVCTHRGNLVVAQNSNTKKLICGYHGRKFQLDGTMEHMPEFKEAQDFPKPCDNLYKFPLRHWGPFLFMGLSPTFDINPVLEIMNERIGFLPLHDFKLDESRSTEYMVHAHWALYCDNYLEGFHIPFVHNDLNEVLDYGNYETLLFDHMSLQIGYAQGSEEIFEFPENHIDHEKKIAAYYFWVFPNMMFNFYPWGLSVNIVRPLDLKSTKVSFYSYVHDDSKLDRGAGSGLDKVELEDEEVVESVQKGVRSKFYKAGRFSPTREKGVHHFHRLLARFINGQK from the coding sequence ATGATTAAGAACTTTTATATAGATTCGGATATCACAAAAGCATCTACTTTGCCCGCCTCATTTTACAGAGACCCCGAAGTTTTTGAGTCAATTAAGAACGATATTTTTTATAAATCTTGGCAGTGGGTAGGGCACGAAAATTTAGTGGAATTGCCTCATCAACAATATCCTTTTACCCTTTTGGATGGTTTTTTGACAGAACCTGTAGTCTTGACAAGGGACGAGGGGAATCGCATTCATTGTCTATCCAACGTATGCACGCATAGGGGGAATTTAGTGGTGGCCCAAAATTCCAATACAAAAAAATTGATCTGTGGGTATCACGGAAGAAAATTTCAATTGGACGGTACCATGGAACATATGCCCGAATTTAAAGAGGCCCAGGATTTTCCCAAACCGTGCGATAACCTTTATAAATTTCCATTGCGCCATTGGGGTCCGTTTTTGTTTATGGGTCTTAGCCCAACCTTTGATATCAATCCCGTTCTGGAAATCATGAATGAGCGTATTGGCTTTTTGCCCTTACATGATTTTAAATTGGATGAAAGTCGTTCTACAGAATATATGGTCCATGCCCATTGGGCACTCTATTGCGATAATTATTTGGAAGGCTTTCACATTCCTTTTGTCCATAATGACCTAAACGAGGTATTGGATTATGGCAATTACGAGACCCTCCTTTTTGATCATATGAGCCTTCAGATCGGTTATGCCCAAGGATCGGAGGAAATTTTTGAATTCCCTGAAAATCATATCGACCATGAAAAAAAAATAGCGGCCTATTACTTCTGGGTATTCCCCAATATGATGTTCAATTTCTATCCTTGGGGTCTCTCGGTAAACATTGTACGCCCATTGGACCTTAAGAGCACCAAAGTTTCTTTTTACTCTTATGTCCATGACGATAGTAAATTGGACAGAGGGGCAGGTTCTGGGTTGGACAAGGTAGAATTGGAAGATGAGGAGGTGGTAGAAAGCGTTCAGAAGGGAGTCCGCTCAAAGTTCTATAAAGCAGGACGTTTTTCCCCAACAAGGGAAAAAGGCGTACATCATTTTCACCGTCTTTTGGCTCGTTTTATAAATGGTCAAAAATAA
- a CDS encoding amino acid permease, with amino-acid sequence MAEPVEVKKIGLWTSTSLVIGNMIGAGVFLMPAALASFGGISTIGWLFSAFGALLLASVFSKLSVLVANKSGGPYAFTKAAFGDFAGFLVAWGYWISVWTSNAAIAIAFVSALSVFFPILDQSPIIAVLVGLSAIWGLTALNSRGVRASGKMQLITTILKLSPLFIVILGGFFFFNPENFYPFNISGKSNFSAIAITATMTLYAFLGIESATVPSGNVKNPEKTIPKATMIGTIITTVVYLLGTVVVMGMIPANILSESPAPFADAMEIMSGDWGRDLVGAGAVIAAFGALNGWILVQGQVAMATAKDDLFPRIFKRENKHGAPVLGMVIGSFLTSVIMLLNFTDGLVEQFKFIVLLATLCCLIPYLFSTAAYVLLVLQEKLAFKNTVSVVSLGGMAFLFSLWAIFGAGEPAVFYGFILLMSGIPFYVLMKTRNKDKD; translated from the coding sequence ATGGCCGAACCTGTTGAAGTAAAAAAAATAGGACTATGGACGAGTACTTCCTTGGTAATTGGAAATATGATTGGTGCAGGTGTATTTCTTATGCCAGCAGCATTGGCATCTTTTGGTGGTATCAGTACCATTGGATGGCTTTTTTCTGCTTTTGGAGCACTTTTACTTGCTAGCGTATTTAGTAAACTGAGTGTTCTTGTGGCCAACAAAAGTGGAGGTCCCTACGCTTTCACTAAAGCTGCCTTTGGTGATTTTGCTGGGTTTTTAGTGGCCTGGGGCTATTGGATATCGGTATGGACAAGTAACGCGGCCATCGCTATAGCATTTGTTAGTGCTTTAAGCGTTTTTTTTCCTATTTTGGACCAAAGCCCAATAATAGCGGTATTGGTTGGTTTAAGTGCCATTTGGGGGCTTACGGCATTAAACTCGAGAGGTGTAAGGGCTTCTGGAAAAATGCAATTGATTACGACCATTTTAAAATTATCCCCTCTATTTATTGTTATCCTTGGTGGGTTTTTCTTTTTCAATCCTGAAAATTTTTATCCTTTCAATATCAGTGGTAAATCAAATTTTAGTGCCATCGCCATTACTGCGACCATGACCCTATACGCCTTTTTAGGGATAGAAAGTGCTACGGTACCCTCTGGGAATGTTAAGAATCCGGAAAAAACTATTCCTAAGGCGACAATGATAGGTACTATTATTACAACAGTGGTATATCTTTTAGGGACCGTTGTGGTTATGGGAATGATCCCTGCCAATATCCTATCCGAGTCACCCGCTCCTTTTGCAGATGCCATGGAAATTATGAGTGGTGATTGGGGACGTGATTTGGTGGGTGCAGGTGCCGTAATTGCCGCTTTTGGGGCCTTAAACGGATGGATACTGGTACAAGGGCAAGTGGCCATGGCTACTGCAAAGGACGACTTGTTTCCACGCATATTTAAAAGGGAAAATAAACATGGAGCCCCGGTATTGGGAATGGTTATTGGAAGTTTTTTAACTTCTGTCATCATGCTTTTAAACTTTACTGATGGTCTAGTAGAGCAATTTAAATTTATAGTTTTACTGGCTACTTTATGTTGTTTAATTCCTTATTTATTTTCTACTGCAGCTTATGTTCTTCTTGTCTTGCAAGAAAAATTAGCTTTTAAGAATACCGTTAGTGTCGTTTCTTTAGGGGGAATGGCCTTTCTGTTTTCACTCTGGGCCATATTTGGAGCAGGGGAGCCTGCTGTTTTCTATGGTTTTATACTGTTAATGTCCGGAATTCCATTTTATGTATTGATGAAAACAAGGAATAAGGATAAGGATTAA
- a CDS encoding tRNA1(Val) (adenine(37)-N6)-methyltransferase, with protein sequence MSKPFQFKQFSVHQDQCAMKIGTDGVLLGAWSTIDKRPFAILDIGSGTGLIALMMAQRSDADMIDAIEIDGDAYEQSVENFERSPWADRLYCYHAGLDEFVDELDEKYDLIISNPPFYSEEVPSGNEARDMARQNSSLPFEELLDGVSKLLEDEGLFSTIIPFKEEETFIKMASSFNLYPNRVTRVKGNPTAEIKRSLLEFSFSENQMDIGELTIEKARHEYTDEYIGLTKDFYLKM encoded by the coding sequence ATGAGTAAACCCTTTCAGTTTAAACAATTCTCTGTACACCAAGATCAATGTGCCATGAAAATAGGCACAGATGGCGTACTTCTTGGGGCATGGAGCACTATTGATAAAAGGCCTTTTGCCATTTTGGATATAGGTTCCGGCACTGGACTTATTGCTTTAATGATGGCCCAACGCAGCGATGCCGATATGATTGATGCCATTGAAATAGACGGGGACGCCTATGAACAGAGTGTAGAGAACTTTGAACGTTCTCCCTGGGCAGATCGACTTTATTGTTATCACGCAGGTTTGGATGAATTTGTAGATGAATTGGATGAAAAGTATGATCTGATCATTTCCAACCCTCCTTTTTATAGTGAAGAGGTTCCGAGTGGCAATGAGGCCCGTGATATGGCCCGCCAAAACAGCTCTTTACCCTTTGAAGAATTACTGGATGGCGTCAGTAAATTACTGGAAGATGAAGGGCTGTTCTCCACGATCATTCCATTTAAAGAAGAGGAGACCTTCATAAAAATGGCCTCAAGTTTTAATCTTTACCCTAATAGGGTCACGCGGGTAAAAGGAAACCCAACCGCGGAAATAAAACGCAGTCTATTGGAATTTAGTTTCTCTGAAAATCAAATGGACATAGGCGAATTGACCATAGAAAAAGCACGCCATGAGTACACTGATGAATATATTGGGCTCACCAAAGATTTTTACCTTAAAATGTAA
- a CDS encoding dimethylarginine dimethylaminohydrolase family protein: protein MEYTCHSEYHELDMVLINSISNAFVDEHKLEREWKSLNYLSKPDYLKAEVEFSNFEGLIKSTCATVLLQPGDSDVSMDAIYTRDAAIVTNFGMILCRMGKERRIYEPKVQEATYQKNNIQILGKIEAPGTLEGGDVAWLDESTLAVGHSYRTNEEGIQQLKKLLSPFSIKVLVVELPHYKGPSDVFHLMSIFSPVDKDLAVVYSPLLPIHFRKELLNRGFELLEVPELEFDSMGCNVLAISPRNCVMVAGNAKTEALLINAGCKVNTYVGEEISVKGGGGPTCLTRPLRRRF, encoded by the coding sequence ATGGAATATACGTGTCATTCGGAATATCATGAACTTGATATGGTGTTGATCAATTCAATATCAAATGCATTTGTTGATGAGCATAAACTGGAAAGGGAATGGAAATCACTTAATTATCTCTCCAAACCAGATTATCTAAAGGCAGAAGTTGAGTTTTCCAATTTTGAAGGCCTTATAAAGTCTACTTGTGCAACCGTACTGTTACAGCCTGGAGATTCTGATGTTTCCATGGATGCTATTTATACTCGGGATGCGGCCATAGTTACTAATTTTGGGATGATCCTTTGTCGAATGGGAAAGGAAAGAAGAATTTACGAACCCAAAGTACAAGAAGCGACCTACCAAAAAAATAATATCCAAATTTTAGGAAAAATCGAAGCTCCTGGCACTCTAGAGGGAGGTGATGTGGCTTGGCTAGATGAGTCCACCTTGGCAGTGGGCCACTCCTACCGTACCAATGAAGAGGGCATCCAACAGTTAAAAAAACTACTATCCCCTTTTTCGATCAAGGTTTTGGTAGTGGAGCTTCCTCATTATAAGGGGCCATCGGATGTTTTTCATTTGATGTCGATCTTTAGCCCCGTTGATAAGGATTTGGCCGTTGTCTATTCTCCTTTGCTTCCTATTCATTTTAGAAAGGAACTACTCAATCGTGGTTTTGAATTGTTGGAAGTCCCTGAATTGGAATTCGATTCTATGGGATGCAATGTATTGGCCATTAGCCCAAGAAATTGTGTTATGGTTGCTGGCAATGCAAAAACCGAAGCCCTGCTAATAAATGCTGGTTGTAAGGTAAATACGTATGTTGGGGAGGAAATAAGTGTTAAAGGGGGCGGCGGACCTACCTGTTTGACAAGACCACTCCGCAGACGCTTTTAA
- the rimM gene encoding ribosome maturation factor RimM (Essential for efficient processing of 16S rRNA), which translates to MTKEECFYLGKIVSKYSYKGEVLVKIDADEPEIYENMESVFVSLGNNLVPFFIDKCVLHKSSLLRIRFEEVQDESAADNIMGSELYLPLKFLPKLTGNKFYYHDIIGFRLEDHVHGDIGIIQGVNDSTSQALFIAKKGNKELLIPINDEIITKVDRDTKTIHVTTPEGLVDLYLS; encoded by the coding sequence ATGACAAAGGAAGAGTGTTTCTACCTAGGTAAAATCGTTTCAAAATATAGCTACAAGGGTGAGGTATTGGTGAAAATTGATGCTGATGAACCCGAAATTTACGAAAATATGGAATCAGTATTCGTTTCTTTAGGAAACAATCTGGTTCCATTTTTTATTGACAAATGCGTACTCCACAAATCCAGCCTTCTCCGTATCCGGTTTGAAGAAGTTCAGGATGAGTCCGCAGCAGATAATATCATGGGGTCCGAACTTTACCTTCCTTTAAAATTCCTTCCCAAACTAACCGGAAATAAATTTTATTACCACGACATTATTGGATTTCGTTTAGAGGATCATGTTCATGGGGACATAGGGATCATACAAGGGGTGAACGATTCTACCTCCCAAGCTTTGTTCATTGCGAAAAAAGGCAACAAAGAACTGCTCATTCCCATTAATGACGAGATCATCACCAAGGTGGACCGAGACACAAAAACCATCCATGTGACTACCCCAGAGGGCTTGGTGGATCTTTATTTAAGTTAA
- a CDS encoding response regulator: protein MSFKFSKKELIYPLLVFMTLMVVVVALWNKTLKTQESLLKNEIQTSGHLRSQEFYHSIENNIKALENLKQRIEITNGDYFQYWEEDAQLILDQNPSFKFVEWIDSSMVIRKITPLKGNEAVVGLDISKLYRADEWREHSENSKTNVTSWVRLTQGGNAFLVDVPVYFEGRLQGTITAGMDFTNPFNQLAADLDSYAVEIKDETGTTFYAYNNPRTSDFDEEYLYTTSFLVDSLDEQKWSFFLMPKQINILADRKETMFVAFIFGMLLSILTSSLMYFYRASRTENKRYKESILKLRELNRDLKREQLKAHKANRAKTEFVSNMSHEIRTPLNAILGFIEVLKASNIQKSLKEYLSLMDISSKKLLLLVDDILEIDKIESGKSTFKSEPFSPSKEIANIISIYKPSIEQKGLYLYLDAPESSICGIGDMGKFGQIITNLLRNSLKFTENGGIHVGYRERVSENHLLVDLVIRDTGIGIPKNKMKTIFDRFTQVDSGITKKHEGSGLGLYITYHLVKLMGGQIEVESSRENGTEFQVRLKFSLVQCKQEEQKVIDLTSEKNVDLGSASVLIVDDNKINIIVLKKALETMGIKAQWVSDGKQAVEEVHKNRYDLVFMDIHMPVMDGLEATKVIRETNKDLVIMGCSADVTRETIEAALEVGMNDYFTKPICMDKLRQNLSTYLVNSKVS from the coding sequence ATGTCATTTAAATTTTCGAAGAAAGAATTAATATATCCCCTTTTGGTTTTCATGACCCTGATGGTTGTTGTCGTAGCTTTATGGAATAAAACCTTAAAGACACAAGAATCATTATTGAAAAATGAAATTCAAACTTCAGGTCATCTTAGATCACAAGAATTTTATCATTCCATAGAGAACAATATAAAGGCGTTGGAGAATCTTAAGCAGCGTATTGAAATCACCAATGGTGATTATTTTCAGTATTGGGAAGAGGATGCACAACTAATTTTAGATCAAAACCCTTCATTTAAATTCGTGGAATGGATAGATAGTTCCATGGTCATTAGAAAGATTACCCCATTAAAAGGGAATGAAGCAGTTGTGGGACTGGACATTTCAAAATTATACAGGGCAGATGAATGGAGGGAACATAGCGAGAACAGCAAAACCAATGTTACTTCGTGGGTCAGATTGACCCAGGGCGGGAATGCATTTTTGGTAGATGTACCCGTTTATTTTGAAGGAAGACTTCAAGGAACCATTACCGCTGGAATGGATTTTACCAATCCGTTCAATCAATTGGCTGCCGATTTGGACTCCTACGCTGTTGAAATCAAAGATGAGACGGGAACGACGTTTTATGCTTATAATAATCCCAGAACATCAGACTTCGATGAAGAATACCTGTACACCACCTCCTTTTTGGTAGATTCCCTGGATGAACAAAAATGGAGTTTCTTTCTTATGCCCAAGCAAATTAACATTTTGGCGGACAGAAAGGAAACTATGTTCGTAGCGTTCATCTTTGGTATGTTATTGTCTATACTAACTAGTTCCCTTATGTATTTTTACAGGGCATCCAGGACCGAAAATAAACGGTACAAAGAGTCCATTTTGAAACTTAGGGAATTAAACAGAGATCTAAAAAGGGAGCAATTAAAGGCCCATAAAGCCAATAGGGCGAAAACGGAATTTGTGTCGAATATGAGCCATGAGATCAGGACACCTTTAAATGCTATTTTAGGTTTCATAGAAGTGTTAAAAGCGTCCAACATTCAGAAATCTCTAAAGGAATACCTCTCCCTAATGGATATATCATCTAAAAAATTGTTGCTTTTGGTTGATGATATTTTGGAGATAGACAAGATTGAATCCGGGAAAAGCACGTTTAAAAGTGAACCTTTTTCACCTTCCAAGGAAATTGCAAATATCATCAGCATCTATAAACCAAGTATAGAGCAAAAAGGACTCTATCTGTATTTGGATGCCCCAGAAAGTAGTATTTGTGGAATTGGTGATATGGGGAAATTTGGACAGATCATTACCAACCTCTTAAGGAATTCTTTAAAATTTACAGAAAATGGCGGTATCCATGTTGGATACCGGGAACGAGTCTCTGAAAACCATCTTTTGGTAGATCTGGTGATCAGGGATACAGGAATTGGGATACCTAAAAATAAAATGAAGACCATTTTTGATCGATTCACCCAGGTAGACTCGGGCATCACCAAGAAACATGAAGGTAGTGGACTTGGACTTTATATTACCTATCATTTGGTTAAATTGATGGGAGGTCAAATTGAAGTGGAAAGTTCAAGGGAAAACGGTACGGAGTTTCAAGTTAGGCTAAAATTCTCCTTAGTGCAATGCAAACAGGAAGAGCAAAAGGTAATAGACCTAACCTCTGAAAAGAATGTAGATTTAGGGAGTGCCTCAGTTTTGATAGTAGATGACAATAAGATCAACATCATTGTTCTTAAAAAGGCATTGGAAACGATGGGAATAAAAGCCCAATGGGTTTCCGATGGGAAACAGGCCGTGGAAGAGGTTCATAAAAACAGGTACGACTTGGTGTTTATGGATATTCACATGCCCGTAATGGATGGTTTGGAGGCTACCAAGGTAATAAGAGAGACCAACAAGGATCTGGTGATCATGGGCTGTTCTGCCGATGTTACACGCGAGACCATAGAAGCAGCCTTGGAAGTAGGTATGAACGATTATTTTACCAAGCCTATCTGCATGGACAAATTGCGTCAAAATTTATCCACTTATCTGGTCAACTCAAAAGTATCCTAA
- a CDS encoding 30S ribosomal protein S16, with translation MPVKIRLQRHGKKGKPFYWVVAADSRAKRDGKYLEKLGIYNPNTNPATIELNVDSAVTWLQNGAQPTETAGRILSYKGALLKNHLAGGVRKGALTEEQAEEKFNAWLAQKEEIVTNKVGGLDKAKEEAKAKALEAEKAVSDKRAAEAAAALAPEVEEVAEEEATEPAAEETAAPASDEAATEEK, from the coding sequence ATGCCAGTAAAAATTAGATTACAAAGACACGGTAAAAAAGGAAAACCATTCTATTGGGTAGTAGCTGCGGATTCTCGCGCGAAGAGAGATGGTAAGTATTTGGAAAAATTGGGAATCTATAACCCAAACACCAACCCTGCAACAATTGAACTTAATGTAGACAGCGCTGTAACCTGGTTACAGAATGGCGCACAACCAACTGAGACAGCTGGTAGAATCCTTTCTTACAAAGGAGCTCTCCTAAAAAATCATTTGGCTGGTGGTGTTCGTAAAGGTGCATTGACAGAAGAACAAGCTGAAGAAAAATTCAACGCTTGGTTGGCTCAAAAAGAAGAAATCGTTACAAACAAAGTAGGTGGCTTGGATAAAGCTAAAGAAGAAGCTAAGGCTAAGGCTTTGGAAGCTGAAAAAGCTGTAAGTGATAAGCGTGCTGCTGAAGCTGCTGCTGCACTTGCTCCAGAAGTTGAAGAAGTTGCTGAAGAAGAAGCTACTGAACCAGCTGCAGAAGAAACTGCTGCTCCTGCTTCTGACGAAGCTGCTACGGAAGAAAAATAA
- a CDS encoding acyl-CoA dehydrogenase family protein gives MKPDLFEAPDYYNLDDLLSEEHKLVRDAARQWVKRDVSPIIEEYAQKAEFPKQIIGGLAEIGAFGPYIPHEYGGAGLDQISYGLIMQEIERGDSGVRSTASVQSSLVMYPIYTYGTEAQRKKYLPKLATGEFMGCFGLTEPNHGSNPGGMETRFKDMGDHYLLNGAKLWISNSPFADIAVVWAKNEEGRIHGLIVERGMEGFTTPETHNKWSLRASATGELIFDNVKVPKENLLPGKNGLGAPLGCLDSARYGIAWGAIGAAMDCYDTALRYAKERIQFGKPIAATQLQQKKLAEMITEITKAQLLAFRLGQLKNQGKATTAQISMAKRNNVEMAIKIAREARQILGGMGISGEYSIMRHMMNLESVITYEGTHDIHLLITGADITGIQAFQ, from the coding sequence ATGAAGCCAGATTTGTTTGAAGCTCCCGATTATTACAATCTAGATGATCTATTATCAGAAGAACATAAATTGGTGCGTGATGCTGCCCGACAATGGGTAAAGCGAGATGTATCCCCAATAATAGAAGAATACGCACAAAAAGCGGAGTTCCCAAAACAGATCATTGGTGGATTGGCAGAAATTGGTGCTTTTGGCCCATATATTCCTCATGAATATGGAGGCGCAGGTCTGGATCAAATTAGCTACGGACTTATCATGCAGGAGATTGAAAGAGGAGATAGCGGTGTTAGATCTACCGCTTCCGTACAATCATCCCTGGTAATGTATCCTATTTATACCTATGGAACTGAGGCACAGCGAAAAAAATACTTACCTAAATTAGCAACTGGTGAGTTTATGGGCTGTTTTGGTCTTACCGAGCCCAATCACGGTTCTAACCCTGGAGGTATGGAAACCAGATTTAAGGATATGGGCGACCATTATCTTTTAAACGGCGCCAAGTTATGGATCTCCAATTCTCCCTTTGCGGATATTGCAGTGGTATGGGCCAAAAATGAAGAAGGACGTATCCACGGTCTAATCGTTGAACGTGGTATGGAAGGTTTTACTACTCCTGAAACCCATAACAAATGGTCTTTAAGGGCTTCGGCAACCGGAGAGCTTATTTTTGACAATGTTAAAGTTCCAAAAGAGAATCTATTACCTGGCAAAAACGGTCTTGGAGCTCCCCTTGGATGTTTGGATTCTGCACGTTATGGAATTGCTTGGGGCGCCATCGGAGCCGCCATGGACTGTTATGATACGGCCCTTAGATATGCCAAAGAGCGTATTCAATTTGGTAAGCCCATTGCAGCCACACAACTACAGCAGAAGAAATTGGCTGAGATGATCACTGAAATTACCAAGGCCCAATTATTGGCCTTTAGATTGGGGCAATTGAAAAATCAAGGAAAAGCTACCACTGCTCAAATTTCGATGGCCAAGCGCAATAATGTGGAAATGGCCATAAAAATAGCCCGCGAAGCAAGACAGATATTGGGGGGGATGGGAATTTCCGGCGAATACAGCATTATGAGACATATGATGAACCTGGAAAGTGTAATCACTTATGAGGGCACACACGACATACATCTTCTTATTACCGGAGCGGACATAACAGGAATTCAGGCCTTTCAGTAA
- a CDS encoding SET domain-containing protein: protein MIHPKTELRFINNEIGYGVVATEFIPAGTITWVLDKLDREFTQDQLTDMDPLYQSILDTYTFRDNQGKYILCWDNARYVNHSFNSNCLTTAYDFEVAIRDIHAGEQLTDDYGYLNIPEPFEAADEGTERKIVYPDDLLRYHKTWDKKLIEVFHKIPIIDQPLRPLITPKLWTKVTAIANGKIQMDSIKNNYYNGK, encoded by the coding sequence ATGATTCATCCTAAAACAGAACTCAGGTTCATCAATAATGAAATCGGTTATGGCGTAGTAGCCACTGAATTTATTCCAGCGGGCACCATTACTTGGGTTCTGGATAAATTGGATAGGGAATTCACCCAAGATCAGTTGACCGATATGGACCCCTTATATCAATCCATATTGGACACCTATACTTTTAGGGACAACCAAGGGAAATATATTTTGTGTTGGGACAATGCCCGTTATGTGAACCATAGTTTTAATTCCAATTGCCTTACCACCGCATATGATTTTGAGGTCGCTATAAGGGATATTCATGCAGGGGAACAGCTGACGGATGATTATGGGTATCTGAACATTCCTGAACCATTTGAGGCAGCGGACGAGGGCACCGAAAGAAAGATAGTCTACCCAGACGATCTCTTGAGATACCATAAGACGTGGGACAAAAAACTAATTGAGGTCTTCCATAAGATCCCAATCATTGATCAACCTTTGCGACCCCTGATTACGCCCAAGCTATGGACGAAAGTAACAGCGATTGCCAATGGTAAAATTCAAATGGACTCCATTAAAAATAACTACTACAACGGGAAATGA